A genomic stretch from Bordetella sp. N includes:
- a CDS encoding methyl-accepting chemotaxis protein, translated as MKVATRLALGFGVVIILLAAISVLSLQRLEKVNDGLTIVTQDRYPKVALLNDNVIRTVDDGRVLRGMLLTSDATELETQRKRIANNMSVSAANLAKLQKTVSDEDAGKLLKDVQDTRRKVDQIIERFLVLYAQDKEAAAAFVKSDVLPANTASENALRAMLARQVALMEETNTEGDVLYAETRTLVLSLAIAAVVLALLIAWFITRGLLKLLGGEPAYAAGILKQVAEGDLSVTVQVKKNDSSSMMAAVKDMVTRLSQVVTEVNSSAEALAGASEEVSATAQSLSQASSEQAAGVEETSASIEQMTASIAQNTENSKVTDGMATKAAAEAAEGGEAVTSTVAAMKQIAQKIGIIDDIAYQTNLLALNAAIEAARAGEHGKGFAVVAAEVRKLAERSQVAAQEIGGVASSSVDLAERAGRLLEQMVPNIRKTSDLVQEITAASEEQSSGVGQINAAVTQLSQTTQQNASSSEELAATAEEMSSQAEQLQQAMAFFKLSGRNVGGGGNGLRAAATPRRKAAAPAVQRGAPAFAREALDVDGGKLAFAGVDTPDESQFGRY; from the coding sequence ATGAAAGTCGCCACGCGGTTGGCGCTGGGATTCGGGGTGGTGATCATCCTGCTTGCGGCCATTTCGGTCCTCAGCTTGCAGCGGCTGGAAAAGGTCAACGATGGCTTGACCATCGTCACTCAGGACCGTTACCCCAAGGTCGCCCTGCTCAACGACAACGTGATACGTACCGTCGACGACGGCCGCGTGCTGCGCGGCATGCTGTTGACGTCCGACGCCACCGAACTGGAAACCCAGCGCAAGCGTATCGCCAACAACATGAGCGTCAGCGCGGCCAACCTGGCCAAGCTGCAGAAGACGGTCTCCGATGAGGACGCGGGCAAGCTGCTGAAGGATGTGCAGGACACCCGGCGCAAGGTGGATCAGATCATCGAACGCTTTCTGGTCCTGTACGCCCAGGACAAGGAGGCCGCGGCCGCTTTCGTGAAGAGTGACGTGCTGCCAGCCAACACCGCTTCGGAAAACGCCCTGCGTGCCATGCTGGCCCGCCAGGTGGCGCTGATGGAAGAAACCAATACGGAAGGCGACGTGCTGTACGCCGAGACCCGTACTCTGGTCCTGTCGCTGGCGATCGCGGCGGTGGTCCTGGCCTTGCTCATTGCCTGGTTCATCACGCGTGGTCTGCTCAAGCTGTTGGGCGGCGAGCCGGCCTATGCGGCGGGCATCCTGAAGCAGGTGGCCGAAGGCGACCTGTCGGTGACCGTGCAGGTGAAGAAGAACGACAGCAGCAGCATGATGGCGGCGGTCAAGGACATGGTCACCCGTCTGTCGCAGGTGGTGACCGAGGTCAACAGCAGCGCCGAAGCGCTGGCTGGTGCGTCCGAAGAAGTCAGCGCTACGGCACAATCGCTGAGCCAGGCCTCCAGTGAACAGGCCGCCGGCGTCGAAGAGACCAGCGCGTCTATCGAACAGATGACCGCCTCCATCGCTCAGAACACCGAAAACTCCAAGGTCACCGACGGCATGGCAACCAAGGCCGCGGCCGAGGCGGCCGAGGGCGGCGAAGCCGTGACCTCCACCGTGGCGGCCATGAAGCAGATCGCGCAGAAGATCGGCATCATCGACGACATCGCCTACCAGACCAATCTGTTGGCGCTCAACGCAGCCATCGAGGCGGCGCGCGCCGGCGAGCACGGCAAGGGCTTTGCCGTCGTGGCGGCCGAAGTGCGCAAGCTGGCCGAACGCAGCCAGGTGGCGGCGCAGGAAATCGGCGGTGTCGCCAGTTCCAGCGTGGACCTGGCCGAGCGCGCCGGCCGTCTGCTGGAGCAGATGGTCCCGAACATCCGCAAGACCTCCGACCTGGTGCAGGAGATCACTGCCGCGTCCGAAGAGCAGTCCTCCGGCGTCGGCCAGATCAACGCCGCGGTGACGCAGCTGAGCCAGACCACGCAGCAGAACGCGTCCAGCTCGGAAGAACTGGCGGCGACCGCCGAGGAAATGAGCTCGCAGGCGGAACAGCTGCAACAGGCCATGGCCTTCTTCAAGCTCAGCGGCCGCAATGTCGGTGGCGGCGGCAACGGCTTGCGTGCCGCTGCCACGCCGCGCCGCAAGGCGGCGGCTCCGGCCGTGCAGCGCGGTGCGCCGGCTTTCGCCCGCGAAGCGCTGGACGTCGATGGCGGCAAGCTTGCCTTCGCCGGTGTCGATACGCCGGACGAATCGCAGTTCGGCCGCTATTGA
- a CDS encoding chemotaxis protein CheA, whose product MNMDQALQTFITESRELLADMEEALLTVQEDADRGPAINAIFRAAHTIKGSAGLFGIDAIVEFTHDVESVLDRVRDGAIPIDADMVALMLGCNDFIGRLVDVVDSGQEQGEDDAESRAEGSMLRDRLAVYLHGNAGTAQAQGQGGCAGTALVVAAAAGTADGAVTSADADHWHISLRFHEGVLRNGMDPLSFIRYLQRLGRITGVACQTGRLPALDDMDPEACYLGFEIGLDSPADKATIEGTFEFVIDDCAIRIIPPHSRISDYVNLLQEMGEEPVMLGEMLVRCGTLTQRELDEALRLQRQDDNSEPLGQILVQQQAVALPVVTAALDQQRQAKEKKAGESRSVRVDADKLDHLINLVGELITASAGASLAAARTGNSEAQEFTSQVADLVEAVRDSTLQLRMVRIGATFNRFRRVVHDVARGLGKRIELVITGEETELDKTVVEKIGDPLTHLVRNAMDHGIEAADVRVARGKPAHGTIMLDARHESGHIVIEVRDDGGGLDRERIFAKAVERGIVEVGQVLSDSEVFNLIFEPGFSTAAAVTDLSGRGVGMDVVKRNIEALRGSVDVTSRPGAGTLVTVRLPLTLAIIDGFQVGVGRSRFVLPLDMVDECVAYSAVDNSSYTDLRGQVLPFIRLRDMFSLPGQPGARENIVVVRHGSQRCGLVVDTLLGETQAVIKPLARIFAGVRGVSGSSILGSGEVALILDVPALMEQAKHPTPAGLARSSA is encoded by the coding sequence ATGAATATGGATCAGGCGCTGCAAACCTTCATTACCGAGAGCCGCGAGCTGCTGGCGGACATGGAGGAAGCCCTGCTGACGGTGCAGGAGGATGCCGACCGCGGTCCCGCGATCAACGCCATTTTCCGAGCCGCCCATACCATCAAGGGTTCGGCCGGCCTGTTCGGCATCGACGCCATCGTGGAATTCACGCATGACGTCGAAAGCGTGCTGGACCGGGTGCGCGATGGCGCAATCCCCATCGATGCCGACATGGTGGCATTGATGCTGGGCTGCAATGACTTTATCGGCCGGCTCGTCGACGTCGTCGACAGCGGCCAGGAGCAGGGCGAAGACGACGCCGAGTCGCGCGCGGAAGGCAGCATGCTGCGCGACCGCCTGGCCGTCTATCTGCACGGCAACGCCGGCACGGCGCAGGCGCAAGGGCAGGGCGGTTGCGCCGGCACCGCCCTGGTGGTGGCCGCTGCCGCGGGCACTGCCGACGGCGCCGTGACCAGCGCGGATGCCGACCATTGGCATATCTCCCTGCGCTTCCACGAGGGCGTGCTGCGCAATGGCATGGACCCCTTGTCCTTCATCCGCTATCTGCAGCGGCTGGGCCGTATCACCGGCGTGGCGTGCCAGACCGGCCGCCTGCCCGCGCTCGACGACATGGACCCCGAGGCCTGCTACCTGGGCTTCGAAATCGGTCTCGACAGTCCGGCGGACAAGGCCACCATCGAAGGCACCTTCGAATTCGTCATCGACGATTGCGCCATCCGCATCATTCCGCCCCACAGCCGCATTTCCGACTACGTGAACCTGCTGCAGGAGATGGGCGAGGAGCCCGTCATGCTGGGCGAGATGCTGGTGCGCTGCGGTACCTTGACCCAGCGCGAGCTGGACGAGGCGCTGCGCCTGCAGCGGCAGGACGACAACTCGGAACCGCTGGGCCAGATCCTGGTGCAACAGCAGGCCGTGGCGCTGCCGGTCGTCACCGCGGCGCTGGACCAGCAACGTCAGGCCAAGGAAAAGAAGGCCGGCGAGAGCCGCTCGGTGCGCGTCGATGCGGACAAACTGGATCATCTGATCAATCTGGTCGGCGAACTGATCACGGCTTCGGCCGGGGCCAGCCTGGCGGCCGCGCGCACCGGTAATTCGGAAGCGCAAGAGTTCACGTCGCAGGTCGCCGACCTGGTCGAGGCCGTGCGCGACAGCACCTTGCAACTGCGCATGGTGCGTATCGGCGCCACCTTCAACCGCTTCCGCCGCGTGGTGCATGACGTGGCCCGCGGCCTGGGCAAACGCATCGAACTGGTCATTACGGGCGAGGAAACCGAGCTGGACAAGACGGTGGTGGAGAAGATCGGCGACCCGCTGACCCACCTGGTGCGCAATGCCATGGACCATGGCATCGAGGCAGCCGACGTGCGTGTGGCGCGCGGCAAGCCCGCCCACGGCACCATCATGCTGGACGCGCGGCACGAGTCGGGCCATATCGTCATCGAAGTCCGCGACGATGGCGGCGGCCTGGACCGCGAACGCATCTTCGCCAAGGCGGTGGAGCGCGGCATCGTCGAAGTGGGGCAGGTCCTGTCCGACAGCGAAGTATTCAACCTGATTTTCGAACCGGGCTTTTCCACCGCCGCCGCGGTGACCGACCTGTCGGGCCGTGGCGTGGGCATGGACGTGGTCAAGCGCAATATCGAAGCGCTGCGCGGCAGCGTCGACGTGACCAGCCGGCCGGGCGCCGGCACCCTGGTCACGGTACGCCTGCCCCTGACCCTGGCCATCATCGACGGCTTCCAGGTGGGCGTGGGCCGCTCGCGCTTCGTCCTGCCGCTGGACATGGTGGACGAGTGCGTGGCGTACAGCGCGGTCGACAACAGCAGTTATACGGACCTGCGCGGGCAGGTGTTGCCCTTCATCCGCCTGCGCGACATGTTCTCGTTGCCGGGCCAGCCGGGCGCCCGTGAAAACATCGTGGTCGTGCGCCATGGCAGCCAGCGCTGCGGCCTGGTGGTCGACACCCTGCTGGGCGAAACACAAGCGGTCATCAAGCCGCTGGCGCGCATTTTCGCCGGCGTGCGGGGCGTCAGCGGGTCGAGCATCCTGGGCAGCGGCGAAGTCGCGTTGATCCTGGACGTGCCGGCCCTGATGGAACAAGCAAAGCATCCCACACCGGCCGGGCTCGCCCGGTCAAGCGCATGA
- a CDS encoding lipid asymmetry maintenance protein MlaB, with protein sequence MSSQTDRQVLALDGELTIYTAQEMRHRLVEALAPAAEPVALCVDLSGVTELDTAGVQLLLAAQALAHARQREIRFGGLAAPLCDVMGLLGLGGVLAQAGSAP encoded by the coding sequence ATGAGCTCCCAAACCGACCGCCAGGTGCTGGCCCTGGATGGTGAACTCACCATCTATACCGCGCAGGAGATGCGTCATCGCCTGGTGGAGGCCCTGGCGCCCGCTGCCGAGCCGGTCGCGCTGTGCGTGGACTTGAGCGGCGTGACCGAGCTCGACACTGCCGGCGTGCAGCTGCTGCTGGCGGCGCAGGCGCTGGCGCATGCACGGCAACGGGAGATCCGCTTCGGCGGCCTGGCCGCGCCCTTGTGCGATGTCATGGGCCTGCTTGGCCTGGGGGGCGTGTTGGCCCAGGCAGGGAGCGCGCCATGA
- a CDS encoding response regulator, producing the protein MPKTILIVDDSASVRQVVGIALRGAGYDVIEGRDGQDALTKLTGQKVHLIISDVNMPNMDGITFLKNVKQLPAYRFTPVIMLTTESQEEKKREGQQAGAKAWVVKPFQPAQLLGAVEKLVLP; encoded by the coding sequence ATGCCCAAGACCATACTCATCGTCGACGACTCCGCCTCGGTGCGCCAGGTGGTAGGCATCGCCTTGCGGGGCGCCGGTTATGACGTCATCGAAGGCCGTGACGGCCAGGACGCCTTGACCAAGCTGACAGGCCAGAAGGTCCACCTGATCATCAGCGACGTCAACATGCCGAACATGGACGGCATCACCTTCCTGAAGAACGTGAAGCAGTTGCCGGCCTATCGTTTCACGCCGGTGATCATGCTCACCACGGAAAGCCAGGAAGAGAAAAAGCGCGAAGGGCAACAGGCCGGCGCCAAGGCCTGGGTGGTCAAGCCTTTCCAACCGGCCCAGTTGCTGGGCGCGGTGGAAAAGCTGGTGCTGCCGTGA
- a CDS encoding methyl-accepting chemotaxis protein translates to MNVVRHLWGRWLATFLGLAGGVAAAAFSVWSTWGCAVGAILAALGIAAAWRTRTENVGDDTMQSHLASLETFGAELAPVWSRQIESSRSQMEEAITALSMRFGEISVRLDQTLRLSMNNGGTGERSAAAISARSQQQLDGVLQQLRDGMQTKADMLTKVQGLQGFVDELQSMVQAIAMVTQQTNLLAINATIEAAHAGSLGRGFATVAQEVRALSKQSGETGARIAEKIELIGAAILQTCTAAEQTTRREQEAIAASETVIQQVLEGFQTFAEGLTETTDRLREESQGIQAEVNEALVQLQFQDRVSQVMAHVVANIESLPVVMQDFRRDCEAAGELLPLEAGGLLRELEKTYAMADERELHRGGGAAKPAPAGDEITFF, encoded by the coding sequence ATGAATGTGGTTCGGCACCTGTGGGGACGTTGGCTGGCAACGTTCCTTGGCCTTGCGGGCGGCGTGGCCGCCGCGGCCTTTTCCGTCTGGTCCACCTGGGGATGCGCCGTGGGCGCCATCCTGGCCGCGTTGGGTATCGCCGCCGCGTGGCGGACCCGTACCGAAAACGTCGGTGACGACACCATGCAAAGCCATCTGGCCAGCCTGGAGACCTTCGGCGCGGAACTGGCGCCTGTATGGAGCCGGCAGATCGAATCCTCGCGCAGCCAGATGGAAGAGGCGATCACGGCGCTGAGCATGCGCTTCGGCGAAATCTCCGTGCGCCTGGACCAGACCCTGCGGCTGTCGATGAACAACGGCGGCACCGGCGAGCGTTCGGCCGCCGCGATCTCGGCGCGCAGCCAGCAGCAGCTGGACGGCGTGCTGCAGCAGCTGCGCGACGGCATGCAGACCAAGGCCGACATGCTGACCAAGGTCCAGGGCCTGCAAGGCTTCGTCGACGAACTCCAGAGCATGGTGCAGGCCATCGCCATGGTGACCCAGCAGACCAATCTGCTGGCCATCAACGCCACTATCGAGGCGGCCCATGCGGGCAGCCTGGGCCGCGGCTTCGCCACGGTGGCGCAGGAAGTGCGCGCGCTGTCCAAGCAATCCGGCGAAACCGGCGCCCGCATCGCGGAAAAAATCGAATTGATCGGCGCGGCCATCCTGCAGACTTGCACGGCCGCCGAACAGACCACCCGGCGCGAGCAGGAAGCCATCGCCGCGTCGGAAACCGTCATCCAGCAGGTACTCGAGGGGTTTCAAACCTTCGCCGAAGGTTTGACCGAAACCACGGATCGCTTGCGCGAGGAAAGCCAGGGCATCCAGGCCGAAGTCAACGAGGCCCTGGTGCAGCTGCAGTTCCAGGACCGGGTCAGCCAGGTCATGGCCCACGTCGTCGCCAACATCGAATCCCTGCCGGTGGTCATGCAGGACTTCCGGCGCGATTGCGAAGCGGCGGGCGAGCTGTTGCCCCTGGAAGCCGGCGGCTTGCTGCGGGAGCTGGAAAAAACCTACGCCATGGCCGACGAGCGCGAACTCCATCGCGGCGGCGGCGCCGCCAAGCCCGCTCCCGCGGGCGACGAAATCACTTTTTTCTGA
- a CDS encoding AraC family transcriptional regulator, producing MSAALQRASLFPGIQDLERADIAPVTLRQLMAEAVRGGHDPAALCDGAGFQPEDLYDADYRVSRGQCAHVIRRALRLLGRPALGLELGAAVNPASWGLVSLGFMTCRHSRELLDFVVEHQHECGRLLAMHGEDHPQTWCLGGRAQLHDRVVDGFVVDHIFAALVQICRHVVGDLFNPRLVELACERPSYGAAYEHVFRCPVRFGAAQNRLHFPREPYAVRSADAVVLAQVRRDLAAQPERRPAPSELHGLVAQAIRRDLAAPMALADIAASLHTSERTLRRRLEEQGLTYAGLLEEERRARALTLLTQSSRNVQQIAAQCGYANARTLQRAVQRWTGHSPTGLRRRSQAES from the coding sequence ATGTCCGCTGCTCTTCAGCGCGCTTCGCTGTTTCCCGGCATCCAGGATCTGGAGCGTGCCGACATTGCCCCGGTGACGCTGCGTCAGCTCATGGCCGAGGCAGTGCGGGGCGGTCACGATCCCGCGGCGCTGTGCGACGGCGCGGGCTTCCAGCCGGAGGACCTGTACGACGCCGACTACCGGGTCTCGCGCGGCCAATGCGCGCATGTCATCCGGCGGGCGCTGCGGCTGCTGGGACGCCCTGCCCTGGGCCTGGAATTGGGCGCGGCGGTCAATCCGGCATCGTGGGGCCTGGTCAGCCTGGGCTTCATGACCTGCCGGCATTCACGTGAGTTGCTGGATTTTGTCGTCGAACACCAGCACGAATGCGGACGCCTGCTGGCCATGCATGGCGAGGACCATCCCCAGACCTGGTGCCTGGGGGGACGCGCCCAGCTGCACGATCGCGTGGTCGACGGCTTCGTGGTGGACCACATCTTCGCGGCGCTGGTGCAGATCTGCCGCCATGTGGTGGGCGATCTGTTCAACCCCCGCCTGGTCGAACTGGCCTGCGAACGGCCGTCTTATGGCGCCGCCTACGAGCATGTGTTCCGCTGTCCCGTGCGTTTCGGGGCGGCGCAGAATCGCCTGCATTTCCCGCGCGAACCTTATGCCGTGCGCAGCGCCGATGCCGTGGTGCTGGCGCAAGTGCGGCGCGACCTGGCCGCCCAGCCCGAGCGGCGGCCGGCGCCGTCGGAGCTGCACGGCCTGGTGGCGCAGGCCATCCGCCGCGATCTGGCCGCGCCCATGGCTCTGGCGGACATCGCGGCCAGCCTGCATACCAGCGAGCGGACCCTGCGGCGCCGGCTGGAGGAACAAGGGCTTACCTATGCGGGACTGCTGGAAGAAGAAAGACGCGCCCGGGCGCTGACGCTGCTGACGCAATCGTCGCGCAACGTGCAGCAGATCGCCGCGCAATGCGGCTACGCCAATGCGCGCACCCTGCAACGCGCGGTGCAGCGCTGGACCGGCCATTCGCCCACGGGTTTGCGCCGGCGCAGCCAGGCGGAAAGCTGA
- a CDS encoding AraC family transcriptional regulator, protein MDWLSHLLDVTPVSGQVDVRCHFGAPWRIDQAQAGAGEIPYHVLLSGTAILDQGDAAPLRLQAGDVLLFPQGAGHTLHDGSGARSRTIRSHAAGPLVIKQTVGKASAGPRTAAGTPAGADDLDLLCGRFLVHPRQGRLLRDYLPAQLVIRPLAVVDQIAPADGLSAAAVAERRLRELLLLMRNEANGVGLGGRALLNALSAALFALVLRHASLAEAAPAGLLALAGEPRLAPALDAMFQEASHPWTLEDLAERCNMSRATFVRHFQARTGRPAIALLTDIRMALALDHLKRTTMSTGAVAEAVGYQSEAAFQRAFKQHVGQTPAAWRAATRSGTP, encoded by the coding sequence ATGGATTGGTTGAGCCATCTGCTGGACGTGACGCCGGTCAGCGGACAGGTCGACGTGCGTTGCCACTTCGGCGCGCCGTGGCGGATCGACCAGGCACAGGCCGGCGCCGGAGAAATTCCCTATCACGTGCTGTTGAGCGGTACCGCCATTCTGGATCAGGGTGACGCGGCGCCCCTGCGGTTGCAGGCCGGGGACGTGCTGTTGTTTCCCCAGGGGGCGGGCCACACCTTGCATGATGGCAGCGGCGCGCGGAGCCGGACGATACGGTCACACGCCGCGGGTCCTTTGGTGATCAAGCAGACGGTTGGCAAGGCATCCGCCGGCCCCCGCACTGCCGCGGGCACCCCGGCAGGTGCCGATGACCTGGATCTGCTGTGCGGGCGCTTTCTGGTTCACCCGCGCCAGGGCCGCTTGCTGCGCGACTATCTGCCGGCGCAACTGGTGATCAGGCCTTTGGCCGTGGTGGACCAGATCGCGCCCGCCGACGGGCTGTCGGCCGCCGCCGTTGCCGAGCGGCGGCTGCGCGAGTTGCTGCTGTTGATGCGCAACGAAGCCAACGGTGTCGGCCTGGGCGGCCGCGCCTTGCTCAATGCCTTGTCGGCAGCCTTGTTCGCCCTGGTCCTGCGTCATGCCAGCCTGGCGGAGGCCGCGCCGGCCGGCTTGCTGGCGCTGGCGGGCGAACCGCGCCTGGCGCCGGCCTTGGACGCGATGTTTCAGGAAGCCAGCCATCCCTGGACGCTGGAGGACCTGGCCGAGCGCTGCAATATGTCCCGCGCCACTTTCGTGCGCCATTTCCAGGCGCGCACCGGCCGTCCCGCGATCGCTTTACTGACGGATATCCGCATGGCCTTGGCGCTGGACCACCTGAAGCGGACCACGATGTCCACAGGCGCCGTGGCGGAAGCGGTCGGTTATCAATCAGAAGCGGCCTTCCAGCGCGCGTTCAAGCAGCACGTCGGCCAGACCCCGGCCGCCTGGCGCGCCGCGACCCGGTCCGGCACGCCGTAG